From a region of the Georgenia yuyongxinii genome:
- the rpsA gene encoding 30S ribosomal protein S1: MTTTTPTQPTSPQVAVNDIGSAEDFLAAVDATIKYFNDGDIVEGTIVKVDRDEVLLDIGYKTEGVILSRELSIKHDVNPDEVVAVGDQIEALVLQKEDKEGRLLLSKKRAQYERAWSTIEKIKDEDGVVTGTVIEVVKGGLILDIGLRGFLPASLVEMRRVRDLQPYVGKEIEAKIIELDKNRNNVVLSRRAWLEQTQSEVRSHFLQTLQKGQVRPGVVSSIVNFGAFVDLGGVDGLVHVSELSWKHIDHPNEVVEVGQEVTVEVLDVDMDRERVSLSLKATQEDPWQAFARTHAIGQVVPGKVTKLVPFGAFVRVEDGIEGLVHISELAQRHVEVPEQVAKVGDEVFVKVIDIDLERRRISLSLKQANEGVDPASEDFDPSMYGMAAEYDEQGNYKYPEGFDPETNEWLEGYDTQREAWEAEYAQAHARWEAHKKQVAAAIDADTEAAEVGTPGAGTAGPTSYTSAPVEAHGTLASDEALAALREKLTGH, translated from the coding sequence ATGACCACTACTACGCCCACGCAGCCGACGTCCCCCCAGGTCGCCGTCAACGACATCGGCTCGGCCGAGGACTTCCTCGCCGCCGTTGACGCCACCATCAAGTACTTCAACGACGGGGACATCGTCGAGGGCACTATCGTCAAGGTCGACCGGGACGAGGTCCTCCTCGACATCGGTTACAAGACCGAGGGCGTCATCCTCTCGCGCGAGCTCTCCATCAAGCACGACGTCAACCCCGACGAGGTCGTCGCGGTCGGCGACCAGATCGAGGCGCTCGTCCTCCAGAAGGAGGACAAGGAGGGCCGCCTGCTCCTGTCCAAGAAGCGCGCGCAGTACGAGCGCGCCTGGAGCACCATCGAGAAGATCAAGGACGAGGACGGCGTCGTCACCGGCACCGTCATCGAGGTCGTCAAGGGCGGCCTGATCCTCGACATCGGTCTGCGCGGCTTCCTGCCGGCCTCCCTGGTGGAGATGCGTCGCGTCCGCGACCTCCAGCCCTACGTGGGCAAGGAGATCGAGGCGAAGATCATCGAGCTCGACAAGAACCGCAACAACGTGGTCCTCTCCCGTCGCGCCTGGCTCGAGCAGACCCAGTCCGAGGTCCGCTCGCACTTCCTGCAGACCCTGCAGAAGGGGCAGGTCCGCCCCGGTGTGGTCTCTTCGATCGTCAACTTCGGTGCGTTCGTCGACCTTGGCGGCGTGGACGGCCTCGTGCACGTCTCCGAGCTGTCCTGGAAGCACATCGACCACCCGAACGAGGTCGTCGAGGTCGGCCAGGAGGTCACCGTCGAGGTTCTCGACGTCGACATGGACCGCGAGCGCGTGTCCCTGTCCCTCAAGGCCACCCAGGAAGACCCGTGGCAGGCTTTCGCCCGCACGCACGCCATCGGCCAGGTCGTGCCCGGCAAGGTCACCAAGCTCGTCCCCTTCGGTGCGTTCGTGCGCGTCGAGGACGGCATCGAGGGCCTCGTGCACATCTCCGAGCTGGCCCAGCGCCACGTCGAGGTGCCCGAGCAGGTGGCCAAGGTCGGCGACGAGGTGTTCGTCAAGGTCATCGACATCGACCTTGAGCGTCGCCGCATCTCCCTGTCGCTGAAGCAGGCGAACGAGGGTGTGGACCCGGCCAGCGAGGACTTCGACCCGTCGATGTACGGCATGGCCGCGGAGTACGACGAGCAGGGCAACTACAAGTACCCCGAGGGCTTCGACCCGGAGACCAACGAGTGGCTCGAGGGTTACGACACCCAGCGCGAGGCCTGGGAGGCCGAGTACGCCCAGGCGCACGCCCGCTGGGAGGCGCACAAGAAGCAGGTCGCCGCGGCGATCGACGCCGACACCGAGGCTGCCGAGGTCGGCACCCCGGGTGCCGGGACCGCCGGTCCGACGTCCTACACCTCGGCCCCGGTCGAGGCGCACGGCACGCTGGCCTCGGACGAGGCCCTCGCTGCCCTGCGCGAGAAGCTCACCGGTCACTGA
- a CDS encoding multicopper oxidase family protein, with protein MSRAPGRSLLRRPATWGLFLLVVVLTVLGTAWWTSLVPGTISVMDMGYPDYGGGSAVAHGPDEGAGAVAERHHGQVAAAAPAAGAAARATGTVAPGGAQRTVPDLAGPREGTPDVAVTLTARAGTIELASGERVPGFTVNGTSPGPTIEAAQGDLVEVTLVNESVADGAALHWHGIDVPNAEDGVAGVTQDAVPVGGEHVYRFVVEDAGTYWYHSHQVSHEQVVGGLFGTVVVRPDDAPMATGDLVLPVHTYDGVRTIAGHARTHHVPLVAGTQARLRVVNTDSAATNVWVAGAEYRLLAVDGHEVDGPEPLTDVAFTVPGGGRVDLGLVVPADGVVLHAGGGAAVAVGGQDPGSLPATAGPDAVVDLLTYGTPSSLPFDPAAADRRYEYAIGRRPGFVDGRPGLWWTINGHLYPDVPMYMLEEGDLVVMTISNSSGTVHPMHLHGHHVLVLSRDGVPSTGSQWWTDTLDVRDGETYEVAFVADNPGIWLDHCHNLQHAADGMLAHLAYAGVTTPYVLGGEAGNRPE; from the coding sequence GTGAGCCGTGCTCCCGGGCGTTCGCTGCTGCGCCGGCCCGCGACGTGGGGACTGTTCCTCCTCGTGGTGGTACTGACGGTCCTCGGCACTGCCTGGTGGACCTCGCTCGTGCCCGGCACGATCTCGGTGATGGACATGGGCTACCCCGACTACGGCGGGGGCTCCGCCGTCGCCCACGGCCCCGACGAAGGCGCCGGCGCCGTCGCGGAAAGGCACCACGGGCAGGTCGCCGCGGCAGCCCCGGCCGCGGGCGCCGCGGCCCGGGCCACCGGCACTGTCGCACCGGGCGGCGCCCAGCGCACCGTCCCGGACCTCGCGGGGCCACGCGAGGGCACGCCCGACGTCGCCGTGACGCTGACCGCGCGTGCGGGGACGATCGAGCTAGCGTCCGGCGAGCGGGTGCCGGGCTTCACCGTCAACGGGACGTCGCCCGGCCCCACCATCGAGGCCGCCCAGGGCGACCTGGTGGAGGTGACCCTCGTCAACGAGTCGGTCGCCGACGGCGCCGCGCTCCACTGGCACGGCATCGACGTGCCCAACGCGGAGGACGGCGTGGCGGGCGTGACCCAGGACGCGGTCCCGGTGGGCGGTGAGCACGTCTACCGGTTCGTGGTCGAGGACGCCGGCACGTACTGGTACCACTCCCACCAGGTCTCCCACGAGCAAGTGGTCGGCGGGCTCTTCGGGACGGTCGTCGTCCGGCCCGACGACGCACCCATGGCCACCGGGGACCTGGTGCTGCCGGTGCACACCTACGACGGCGTGCGCACCATCGCGGGGCACGCTCGCACCCACCACGTGCCACTCGTCGCCGGGACCCAGGCGCGGCTACGGGTCGTCAACACCGACAGCGCCGCCACGAACGTCTGGGTGGCCGGCGCCGAGTACCGGCTCCTCGCCGTCGACGGTCACGAGGTCGACGGGCCCGAACCGCTGACCGACGTCGCGTTCACGGTGCCCGGCGGGGGCCGCGTCGACCTCGGGCTGGTGGTCCCGGCCGACGGCGTCGTCCTGCACGCCGGCGGTGGGGCGGCGGTCGCGGTGGGCGGCCAGGACCCCGGGAGTCTGCCCGCGACAGCTGGCCCGGACGCCGTCGTCGACCTGCTGACCTACGGGACGCCGTCGTCGCTGCCGTTCGACCCCGCGGCCGCGGACCGGCGCTACGAGTACGCGATCGGCCGCAGGCCGGGGTTCGTCGACGGCCGGCCGGGCCTGTGGTGGACCATCAACGGGCACCTCTACCCGGACGTGCCGATGTACATGCTGGAGGAGGGCGACCTGGTCGTCATGACCATCTCGAACTCCTCGGGCACGGTGCACCCCATGCACCTGCACGGCCACCACGTGCTGGTCCTCAGCCGCGACGGCGTGCCGTCCACGGGCAGCCAGTGGTGGACCGACACCCTCGACGTGCGCGACGGTGAGACCTACGAGGTCGCGTTCGTCGCGGACAACCCCGGCATCTGGCTCGACCACTGCCACAACCTCCAGCACGCCGCCGACGGCATGCTGGCCCACCTGGCCTACGCGGGCGTGACCACGCCGTACGTACTCGGCGGCGAGGCGGGGAACCGGCCCGAGTAG
- a CDS encoding OsmC family peroxiredoxin encodes MPTPIVSKGSTTWNGDLFSGSGRTSLDTSGLGTFDVNWKARAEESGGGTTSPEELIAAAHATCFAQQFSLELAQNGTPPAELRSSAEATFVAGEGITGIHLTVEGEVEGISAEDFQRIAESASKGCPVSQALKGTEVTLTASLA; translated from the coding sequence ATGCCGACGCCCATCGTGAGCAAGGGCAGCACCACCTGGAACGGGGACCTGTTCTCCGGCTCCGGCCGCACCTCGTTGGACACCTCGGGGCTGGGGACCTTCGACGTGAACTGGAAGGCTCGTGCGGAGGAGTCCGGCGGCGGCACCACCTCACCCGAGGAGCTCATCGCCGCCGCGCACGCGACGTGCTTCGCGCAGCAGTTCTCCCTCGAGCTCGCGCAGAACGGCACCCCGCCCGCAGAGCTGCGCAGCTCCGCGGAGGCCACCTTCGTCGCGGGCGAGGGCATCACCGGCATCCATCTCACCGTGGAGGGCGAGGTGGAGGGAATTTCCGCGGAGGACTTCCAGCGGATCGCGGAGTCCGCCAGCAAGGGCTGCCCCGTCAGCCAGGCGCTCAAGGGCACCGAGGTCACGTTGACCGCCTCCCTGGCGTAG
- the coaE gene encoding dephospho-CoA kinase, with product MKVGLTGGIASGKSSVSAELARLGAVIVDADQIARDVVAPGTPGLAAVVTEFGPAVLLPDGSLDRPALGRRVFADPAALQRLGALTHPLVAQESARRQAAAPPDAVVVHDVPLIVENGLADSYDLVVVVAADEAVRLERLVRDRGMSREDALARIRAQATDEQRRAVADVWLDNSGTPEELLGAVGRLWRELLAPNSTGPGTTGRP from the coding sequence GTGAAGGTCGGGCTGACGGGCGGCATCGCCTCGGGCAAGAGTTCCGTGTCGGCCGAGCTCGCGCGCCTCGGTGCGGTGATCGTCGACGCCGACCAGATCGCCCGCGACGTGGTGGCGCCCGGCACGCCAGGACTGGCCGCGGTGGTGACCGAGTTCGGACCCGCGGTGCTGCTGCCGGACGGCTCCCTGGACCGGCCCGCCCTGGGGCGCCGGGTGTTCGCCGACCCGGCCGCGCTGCAGCGACTCGGCGCACTCACCCACCCGCTCGTGGCCCAGGAGAGCGCCCGCAGGCAGGCGGCCGCGCCGCCGGACGCGGTCGTCGTCCATGACGTCCCGCTCATCGTCGAGAACGGGCTCGCCGACAGCTACGACCTCGTCGTCGTCGTCGCCGCCGACGAGGCGGTGCGGCTCGAGCGGCTGGTGCGCGACCGGGGCATGTCCCGCGAGGACGCGCTCGCCCGCATCCGGGCCCAGGCCACGGACGAGCAGCGCCGCGCCGTCGCCGACGTGTGGCTGGACAACTCCGGCACGCCCGAGGAGCTGCTCGGCGCCGTCGGCCGCCTGTGGCGCGAGCTGCTGGCCCCGAACAGCACAGGCCCGGGCACCACCGGGCGTCCCTAG